A window from Chryseobacterium vaccae encodes these proteins:
- a CDS encoding TMEM175 family protein: MTKGRLEAFSDGVLAIIITIMVLELKVPEGTSWASLKPIMPKFLAYIFSFIYVGIYWNNHHHLFQAVKKVDGSILWANLHLLFWLSLMPIATEWIGTTHFAKNPVATYGVGLIMSAIAYTVLEHVIIRCEGENSQLKEAIHSKLKEYISIIFYVLGIAVSFFYPYIAIGFYYIVALIWLIPDRRIEKSLKEN; the protein is encoded by the coding sequence ATGACTAAAGGGAGGCTGGAAGCATTCAGCGATGGTGTTTTAGCGATTATTATCACCATCATGGTCCTTGAACTGAAAGTACCGGAAGGAACCAGCTGGGCTAGTCTCAAGCCCATTATGCCTAAATTCCTGGCTTATATTTTCAGTTTTATTTATGTAGGAATCTACTGGAACAACCACCATCATCTGTTTCAGGCAGTAAAAAAAGTGGACGGCAGTATTCTTTGGGCCAATTTACATCTGCTATTCTGGCTTTCACTGATGCCTATTGCCACGGAATGGATAGGAACCACTCATTTTGCTAAAAACCCCGTTGCGACCTATGGTGTCGGACTTATTATGAGTGCCATTGCCTACACCGTTCTGGAACATGTAATTATCCGTTGTGAGGGAGAGAATTCACAGTTGAAAGAAGCAATTCATTCTAAACTCAAAGAATATATTTCAATCATATTTTATGTTTTAGGAATCGCCGTTTCATTTTTTTATCCTTATATTGCCATAGGTTTTTATTATATCGTGGCTCTTATATGGCTGATTCCGGACCGAAGAATCGAAAAATCATTAAAAGAAAATTGA
- a CDS encoding sodium:solute symporter has protein sequence MNSGTILLLFVFIYFIGLLVISYFTSRNSDNQSFFIGNKKSKWWLVAFGMIGTSLSGVTFISVPGTVGKMTGSEYIYGGFEYYMMVIGFFIGYFIVAAILLPLYYKMNLTSIYTYLGKRFNVEAHKIGSIFFIISRAIGATARLYLVVNVLQIFLLEGLGVPFWVTALVLLLMVLLYTFEGGVKTIVITDTLQTSFMIISLVGCIIYILSNLNLSFSEAYTILEQKNYTHFVNSDPNSKTFFLKTILGGIFITIAMTGLDQEMMQKNISVDNLKNSKKNMLTFAGTLLFVNLAFLFLGGLLYLFALQNGAEYGKINGETITNIFGFKDSAGNIKNIMGDDLFPALSLQGYFPMAISIIFIIGLISALFPSADGALTAVTSSYCVDLLNLNEDKTKTEKEKKRLRMKVHLIFTVVFFILIMVFKALNDKSIVYLIMEIAGYTYGPLLGLFAFGIFTKFQISRKYSILAVTILAPIITYLINLAVTTYTDYRIGVELIVLNGLLTFIGLWLVKNKQYLKVV, from the coding sequence ATGAATTCAGGAACGATCCTTTTGCTATTTGTTTTTATTTATTTCATCGGTCTTCTGGTGATTTCTTATTTTACCAGCCGAAATTCTGATAATCAATCGTTTTTTATCGGCAATAAAAAAAGTAAATGGTGGCTTGTTGCATTTGGAATGATAGGAACCAGTTTAAGTGGTGTTACCTTTATTTCGGTTCCGGGAACCGTTGGAAAAATGACGGGTTCGGAATACATTTACGGTGGTTTTGAATATTATATGATGGTGATTGGCTTTTTCATAGGATATTTTATTGTTGCCGCCATATTGCTTCCGCTCTACTATAAGATGAACCTGACTTCCATTTACACTTATCTGGGAAAGAGATTCAATGTAGAAGCTCATAAAATAGGCTCGATATTTTTTATCATTTCCAGAGCCATTGGAGCTACTGCAAGACTATATCTGGTTGTGAATGTTTTACAGATATTCCTGCTTGAAGGCCTGGGAGTTCCTTTTTGGGTTACAGCCCTTGTCCTTCTCCTTATGGTGCTTTTATATACTTTTGAAGGCGGTGTAAAGACCATTGTGATTACGGATACGTTACAAACTTCATTCATGATCATCAGTTTAGTAGGCTGTATCATTTATATCTTATCCAACCTGAATTTATCTTTTAGTGAAGCCTATACTATTCTGGAACAGAAAAATTATACTCATTTTGTGAATTCCGATCCGAATTCCAAGACATTTTTTCTTAAAACCATTCTGGGCGGTATTTTTATTACAATTGCCATGACCGGACTGGATCAGGAAATGATGCAGAAGAATATTTCCGTGGACAACCTTAAGAATTCTAAAAAGAACATGTTGACTTTTGCAGGAACTCTTCTTTTTGTAAATCTTGCCTTCTTATTCCTAGGAGGTCTTCTTTATCTTTTTGCCTTACAGAATGGTGCGGAATACGGGAAAATTAACGGAGAAACCATTACCAATATTTTCGGATTTAAAGACTCTGCCGGAAATATCAAAAATATTATGGGGGATGACCTTTTCCCTGCTTTGTCACTTCAGGGATACTTTCCAATGGCTATTTCCATTATCTTTATTATCGGGCTTATTTCTGCTTTATTCCCCTCTGCAGATGGTGCATTAACAGCGGTAACAAGTTCATACTGTGTTGACCTGCTTAACCTCAACGAGGATAAAACCAAAACTGAAAAAGAGAAAAAACGTCTTCGTATGAAAGTCCACCTGATTTTCACTGTGGTATTTTTCATACTGATCATGGTATTTAAAGCATTGAATGACAAATCTATCGTTTATCTGATCATGGAAATTGCGGGTTACACTTACGGACCGTTATTAGGACTGTTTGCTTTCGGAATTTTCACCAAATTCCAGATCTCAAGAAAATATTCAATCCTGGCAGTAACCATTTTAGCCCCTATTATCACTTATCTGATCAATTTAGCGGTTACCACATACACAGATTACCGCATCGGAGTTGAACTGATTGTTCTTAACGGCCTTCTGACCTTCATCGGTTTATGGCTGGTGAAAAACAAGCAGTATTTAAAAGTCGTTTAA
- a CDS encoding DMP19 family protein → MKLNKIIVSETSFNSPESYDVISSNISVVNLLEEEGIDIGNIHEDAVTSYYVDYYLSQYRNGNFSQFVWNTGWSPELNKVIKKGLEKMGAEKHLELFNEQCSKVEDLEEGELQKFLESDYFGPNKTRDKLKNSSFYNLEEDLIILNSQWLKNHPDLQVLPIEEMFVELEKFIGRAIDREN, encoded by the coding sequence ATGAAACTGAACAAAATAATTGTATCTGAGACCTCTTTTAACAGTCCTGAATCCTATGATGTTATTTCTTCCAATATTTCCGTAGTGAATCTTTTAGAAGAAGAGGGCATTGATATAGGAAACATTCATGAAGATGCTGTGACAAGCTATTATGTTGATTATTATCTTTCACAGTACAGAAACGGAAACTTCTCTCAGTTTGTCTGGAACACCGGATGGTCCCCGGAGCTGAATAAGGTCATTAAAAAAGGCCTGGAAAAGATGGGGGCTGAAAAACATCTGGAATTGTTCAACGAACAATGCTCAAAAGTGGAAGACCTGGAAGAAGGTGAGCTTCAGAAGTTTCTGGAAAGTGACTATTTCGGACCCAATAAAACCAGAGATAAACTGAAAAACAGCTCGTTTTATAACCTGGAAGAAGATCTGATCATTTTAAATTCTCAATGGCTGAAAAATCATCCTGATCTGCAGGTACTTCCGATTGAAGAGATGTTTGTTGAACTGGAAAAATTTATAGGAAGAGCAATAGACAGAGAAAATTAA
- a CDS encoding transketolase, whose translation MMSKSIEELKSLTTQIRRDILRMVHAVNSGHPGGSLGCTEYFTALYGKVMNYKLPFTMEGKNEDHFYLSNGHISPVFYSTLARFGFFPVDELRTFRKLDSRLQGHPTTHEGLPGIRIASGSLGQGLSVALGVAEGKKLDGDQSLVYSLHGDGELQEGQIWEALMYAAAKKVDNIISTIDYNGRQIDGDTDDVLSLGNLHAKLEAFGWIVLEEKNGNDLEAVIAILEKAKTETGKGKPVAIILHTEMGYGVDYMMGTHAWHGKAPNDEQLDTAFKQLYLEAPADY comes from the coding sequence ATAATGAGTAAAAGTATTGAAGAGCTAAAATCTCTTACTACGCAGATCAGAAGAGACATTTTAAGAATGGTTCACGCTGTAAATTCAGGACACCCGGGCGGAAGTTTAGGTTGTACGGAATACTTCACAGCGCTTTACGGGAAGGTAATGAACTATAAACTTCCTTTCACCATGGAGGGCAAAAATGAAGATCATTTTTATTTGTCAAACGGACACATTTCTCCGGTTTTCTACTCCACTTTAGCAAGATTCGGATTCTTTCCGGTAGATGAGCTGAGAACCTTCAGAAAGCTGGATTCAAGATTACAGGGGCACCCTACTACTCATGAAGGGCTTCCTGGTATCAGAATCGCTTCCGGTTCTCTTGGACAGGGACTTTCTGTAGCACTTGGTGTAGCTGAGGGAAAAAAATTAGACGGAGACCAGTCTCTTGTTTATTCTCTTCACGGGGACGGAGAACTTCAGGAAGGTCAGATCTGGGAAGCTCTGATGTATGCTGCTGCTAAAAAAGTGGATAATATCATTTCTACTATCGATTACAACGGCCGTCAGATTGACGGGGATACTGATGATGTATTAAGCCTTGGAAATCTTCATGCTAAGCTTGAAGCTTTCGGATGGATTGTTCTTGAAGAGAAAAACGGAAACGATCTTGAAGCCGTTATCGCGATTCTTGAAAAGGCCAAAACAGAAACAGGGAAAGGAAAGCCTGTAGCGATCATCCTTCACACGGAAATGGGTTACGGAGTAGATTATATGATGGGAACTCATGCATGGCACGGAAAAGCTCCTAATGATGAGCAATTGGATACTGCATTCAAACAATTGTATTTAGAAGCTCCTGCTGATTACTAA
- a CDS encoding OsmC family protein: MAVTVKAILGKTKYYTEVTAGENQIITDEPIDKGGQNKGFNPFEILATSLASCTAATLRMYIDRKEWDIENINVEVELENFPLTKRAVFKRDISFEGNLDDEQMKRLHTIADACPVHKILTNDIEILTKFS, encoded by the coding sequence ATGGCGGTAACCGTAAAAGCAATTTTAGGAAAAACAAAATATTATACTGAGGTAACAGCCGGCGAAAACCAGATCATTACTGATGAACCTATCGACAAGGGAGGACAGAACAAAGGCTTCAATCCATTTGAAATTCTGGCAACCTCACTGGCAAGCTGTACAGCAGCTACTTTAAGAATGTATATTGACAGAAAGGAATGGGATATAGAAAATATCAATGTAGAGGTAGAGCTTGAAAATTTTCCACTAACCAAAAGGGCTGTTTTCAAAAGAGATATTAGTTTTGAAGGCAATCTGGATGATGAGCAGATGAAAAGACTTCATACCATTGCGGATGCCTGCCCTGTTCACAAAATATTAACCAACGACATAGAAATACTAACTAAATTCTCATAG
- a CDS encoding pirin family protein, whose product MTTKQVEIVVSPRPAHFVGDGFRVHNFIPGASRLDMKRMDPFIMLDYNSKFHFNGSERPRGVGVHPHRGFETVTIAYQGKVEHHDSAGGGGIIGEGDVQWMTAAKGVLHKEYHETEWSKKGGIFQMVQLWVNLPAKDKMSNPKYQAIENSAMERVDLGDNGLVEIIAGEYNGHTGPAETFTPVNMMNAKLNAGGKAEFSFPAHFNTAALVIEGSITVNGEEKVTADHFVLFKNEGETFSIEAQENSTVLIISGEPINEPIYPHGPFVMNSREEIMQAFEDFNTGKFGYLED is encoded by the coding sequence ATGACAACTAAACAGGTAGAAATCGTAGTATCTCCAAGACCTGCGCATTTTGTAGGCGACGGTTTTAGAGTTCATAATTTTATTCCGGGCGCAAGCAGACTGGATATGAAGAGAATGGATCCTTTCATTATGCTGGATTACAATTCAAAGTTTCACTTTAACGGTTCTGAAAGACCAAGAGGTGTAGGCGTTCACCCGCACAGAGGCTTTGAAACTGTAACCATAGCTTATCAGGGAAAGGTAGAGCATCATGACAGTGCCGGCGGCGGCGGAATTATCGGCGAAGGTGACGTACAGTGGATGACCGCTGCAAAAGGAGTTCTTCACAAAGAATATCATGAAACAGAATGGTCTAAAAAAGGAGGAATTTTTCAGATGGTACAACTGTGGGTAAACCTCCCTGCCAAAGATAAAATGAGTAATCCGAAATACCAGGCGATAGAAAATTCAGCAATGGAGCGTGTAGATCTGGGTGATAACGGACTTGTGGAAATTATTGCGGGAGAATATAATGGGCATACTGGTCCTGCTGAAACATTTACCCCGGTGAATATGATGAATGCCAAATTAAACGCAGGCGGAAAAGCAGAATTCAGCTTTCCTGCTCATTTTAATACGGCAGCTCTGGTTATTGAAGGAAGCATTACCGTAAATGGAGAGGAAAAAGTTACTGCTGACCACTTTGTTTTATTTAAAAATGAAGGGGAAACTTTCAGCATTGAAGCTCAGGAAAATTCAACGGTGCTGATCATCAGCGGCGAGCCGATTAATGAACCGATCTATCCTCACGGACCTTTTGTCATGAATTCCAGAGAAGAAATCATGCAGGCTTTTGAAGACTTCAATACCGGAAAATTCGGTTATCTGGAAGATTAA
- a CDS encoding NADPH-dependent FMN reductase, with product MKILAFAGSTSSTSINRELVKFVLKDFQNEEINLIDLNDFSMPVFSVDLEKKGFPDEAHNFLKVIEDCDVIICSLAEHNRSYSAAFKNVFDWASRINVKVFQNKPMLLMSTSPGGYGGGNVMNTAKTFFPQFGADIKETFSLSKFYENFDLESGVINPEMLAELKMKIENFKNQVKTND from the coding sequence ATGAAAATATTAGCATTTGCAGGAAGTACGTCTTCCACCTCCATCAACAGGGAACTGGTAAAGTTTGTTCTGAAAGATTTTCAGAATGAGGAAATCAATTTAATTGATCTTAATGATTTCAGTATGCCGGTTTTTTCTGTGGATCTTGAAAAGAAAGGTTTCCCTGATGAAGCGCACAACTTTTTAAAAGTAATTGAAGACTGTGATGTGATCATTTGTTCACTTGCTGAGCACAACAGATCATACAGTGCTGCTTTTAAAAATGTTTTCGACTGGGCATCAAGGATTAATGTAAAGGTATTTCAGAACAAACCAATGCTGCTGATGAGCACTTCTCCGGGAGGCTATGGCGGAGGAAATGTGATGAATACAGCCAAAACCTTTTTCCCTCAGTTCGGAGCGGATATCAAAGAAACGTTCTCCCTTTCCAAGTTCTACGAAAATTTTGATCTGGAAAGCGGTGTAATCAATCCTGAAATGCTTGCTGAGCTGAAAATGAAGATAGAAAACTTTAAAAATCAGGTAAAAACCAATGACTAA
- a CDS encoding reprolysin-like metallopeptidase: protein MKIKKLFYVGIFMISISLGKAQDFFAAISEKTIRADPKNRTIQPEKFLTYKLDMAGMRNYFNSVPELSDNDLKNKAPIIVLPMPDGTKAKFKIWKSSVMAPELAQKFPQLITLTGQGVDDQYATIKLDITEFGFHAQIKSVATGDTYIDPYARNDVNNYIVYKKGDLIDKNPKVCETKDENFQREKKSGQKTVTPSVGTQIRIFRLAIACTGEYARAATGSNSPTVAQTLSAIVTTVNRVNGVYEQEVAVRLVLIANETSIIFTDPATDPFNGNNNAYTLIDESQEQINAIIGAANYDIGHTFSTGGGGLAGSGICYADYKASGITGSSNPVGDPYDIDYVCHEVGHQFAGPHTFNAVTGSCDGNRNAATAVEPGSGITIMAYAGICENINDLANNSIPIFHTNSFESITAEVRSISCQVTTPVSNTAPVVNAGNNYIIPKSTPFKLTGSATDAENTALTYCWEQNDVGPESDWNAPTGNAALFRSFMPVTVPYRYFPKITDIINNTTTKGEILPSYGRTMEFRLTVRDNNAGCAGVANDDASITVNASSGPFKVTTPTTAVSWNGNSSQTITWDVANTTAAPVSCANVSILLSTDGGLTYPTTIIASTPNDGSEVITIPNVNTTQARIMVAGVNNVFFNINPVNFTISRVLGVDETKGDKDVFAVYPNPSKGILNIKFINQKDAYDIMVYDVSGRLVFSQMNNKLNTDQLGTFNLSQLVKGDYLIKIKTKDMDKTVKWIKE, encoded by the coding sequence ATGAAAATTAAAAAGCTATTTTATGTAGGGATATTTATGATATCCATTTCTTTGGGAAAGGCCCAGGATTTTTTTGCTGCAATCAGTGAAAAAACCATTAGAGCAGATCCTAAAAACAGAACGATACAGCCCGAAAAGTTTCTTACTTACAAACTGGATATGGCCGGAATGAGAAACTATTTTAATTCAGTTCCAGAGCTGAGTGATAATGATCTTAAAAATAAGGCTCCAATCATTGTTTTACCTATGCCTGACGGAACAAAAGCGAAATTTAAAATCTGGAAGTCTTCAGTAATGGCTCCGGAATTAGCCCAAAAGTTTCCTCAGTTAATTACGCTAACAGGGCAGGGGGTTGATGATCAATATGCAACCATAAAACTGGATATTACAGAGTTTGGATTTCATGCTCAGATAAAATCAGTAGCCACAGGCGATACGTATATTGACCCTTATGCAAGAAATGATGTCAATAATTATATCGTTTACAAAAAAGGGGATTTAATTGATAAAAACCCAAAGGTGTGTGAAACGAAAGATGAAAACTTTCAACGGGAAAAAAAAAGCGGACAAAAAACCGTAACACCAAGCGTAGGTACTCAAATTAGAATTTTCCGTCTTGCTATAGCTTGTACCGGAGAGTATGCACGGGCTGCTACAGGATCAAATTCTCCTACTGTTGCTCAAACCTTATCAGCCATTGTAACCACTGTAAACAGGGTAAATGGAGTATATGAGCAGGAAGTCGCTGTTAGATTGGTTTTAATTGCTAATGAAACCAGTATTATCTTTACAGATCCGGCTACAGATCCTTTTAACGGAAATAATAATGCATATACATTAATTGACGAAAGTCAGGAGCAAATTAATGCCATCATAGGAGCGGCTAATTATGACATAGGCCACACCTTTAGTACAGGAGGTGGCGGTTTAGCCGGCTCAGGCATATGTTATGCTGATTACAAAGCAAGTGGAATTACCGGCTCTTCTAATCCTGTTGGTGATCCTTATGATATAGATTATGTGTGTCACGAGGTAGGGCATCAATTTGCCGGCCCCCATACTTTTAATGCAGTAACAGGAAGTTGTGATGGTAATCGTAATGCAGCTACTGCTGTAGAACCGGGAAGCGGAATTACCATTATGGCTTATGCAGGGATTTGCGAAAACATAAATGACCTGGCCAACAATAGTATTCCTATTTTTCATACCAATTCATTTGAGTCTATTACTGCAGAAGTTCGGTCAATCTCATGTCAGGTGACAACTCCTGTTTCCAATACAGCTCCTGTGGTAAATGCAGGAAATAATTACATCATTCCTAAAAGTACTCCGTTTAAACTGACAGGTTCTGCAACAGATGCTGAAAATACAGCGCTTACCTATTGCTGGGAACAAAACGACGTAGGCCCTGAAAGCGACTGGAATGCTCCAACAGGAAATGCCGCGCTGTTCAGATCATTTATGCCGGTAACAGTTCCTTACAGATATTTCCCAAAGATTACAGATATCATCAACAATACAACAACCAAAGGAGAAATTCTGCCTTCTTACGGAAGAACAATGGAGTTCAGACTCACCGTGAGAGATAATAATGCAGGATGTGCAGGGGTGGCCAATGATGATGCATCCATTACTGTTAATGCCAGTTCAGGACCATTCAAAGTTACTACACCTACAACAGCAGTAAGCTGGAACGGGAATAGTTCTCAGACTATAACATGGGACGTAGCCAATACAACAGCAGCTCCTGTAAGCTGTGCCAACGTAAGTATTTTACTGTCAACAGACGGAGGACTTACTTATCCAACAACTATTATTGCTTCCACACCGAATGACGGTTCAGAGGTCATTACCATTCCTAATGTAAATACTACGCAAGCCAGAATTATGGTAGCAGGAGTAAATAATGTTTTCTTTAATATCAATCCTGTTAATTTTACCATCAGCCGTGTACTGGGTGTAGACGAAACAAAAGGTGATAAAGATGTATTCGCGGTATATCCTAATCCAAGCAAAGGGATACTGAACATTAAATTTATCAATCAAAAAGATGCATATGACATCATGGTATATGATGTAAGCGGAAGGCTGGTATTCAGTCAGATGAACAATAAATTAAATACTGATCAACTGGGAACTTTCAACTTGTCTCAACTAGTAAAAGGAGATTATCTGATTAAGATCAAAACAAAAGATATGGATAAAACCGTAAAATGGATCAAAGAATAA
- a CDS encoding transketolase family protein — protein sequence MKFTYTEKKDTRSGFGAGLAELADKNPNVVALCADLIGSLKMEKFIEKAPERFFQVGIAEANMMGLAAGLSITGKIPFTGTFANFSTSRVYDQIRQSIAYSGKNVKICASHAGLTLGEDGATHQVLEDIGMMKMLPGMTVINPCDYNQTKAATIAIAEHEGPVYLRFGRPTVPVFIPEDMPFEIGKGIMLQEGTDVTIVATGHLVWESLVAADELEKEGISCEVINIHTIKPLDEEIILKSVEKTGKIVTAEEHNYLGGLGESVAGMLARRRPTRQEFVAVNDTFGESATPAELMKKYKIDSAAVKEAVKRILAN from the coding sequence ATGAAATTTACATATACAGAAAAAAAAGATACACGTTCAGGATTCGGAGCCGGATTAGCGGAACTTGCAGATAAAAACCCTAATGTAGTAGCCCTTTGTGCAGACCTTATCGGTTCTTTAAAAATGGAGAAATTCATTGAGAAGGCTCCTGAGAGATTCTTCCAGGTAGGTATTGCTGAAGCGAACATGATGGGTCTTGCTGCCGGTTTAAGCATCACAGGAAAAATTCCTTTCACGGGAACTTTTGCGAACTTCTCTACTTCAAGGGTATATGACCAGATTCGTCAGTCTATCGCTTATTCAGGGAAAAATGTAAAAATCTGTGCTTCTCACGCAGGTCTTACTCTGGGTGAAGATGGAGCTACGCACCAGGTTCTGGAAGACATCGGTATGATGAAAATGCTTCCGGGGATGACGGTAATCAACCCATGTGACTACAACCAGACCAAAGCAGCTACAATTGCTATTGCTGAGCATGAAGGTCCTGTATATTTAAGGTTCGGAAGACCAACTGTTCCTGTATTTATTCCGGAAGATATGCCTTTCGAAATCGGTAAAGGAATCATGCTTCAGGAAGGTACTGATGTAACGATTGTTGCGACAGGACACCTGGTATGGGAATCTCTTGTAGCCGCTGATGAGCTTGAAAAAGAAGGTATTTCCTGTGAAGTGATCAATATCCACACCATTAAGCCTCTTGATGAAGAAATCATCTTAAAATCTGTTGAAAAAACAGGAAAAATCGTAACAGCTGAGGAGCACAACTATCTTGGCGGTTTAGGTGAATCTGTTGCGGGAATGCTTGCAAGAAGAAGACCTACAAGACAGGAATTTGTGGCAGTAAATGATACTTTCGGAGAATCCGCTACCCCTGCTGAACTGATGAAGAAATATAAGATTGATTCTGCTGCAGTAAAAGAAGCAGTAAAAAGAATTTTAGCGAACTAA
- a CDS encoding pirin family protein, translating into MSNIGLIIEEKAADIGNFLVGRLLPFREKRAVGPFVFIDHMGPSELKDYQNLDVPPHPHIGLSTLTYLLEGSIFHRDSIGSAIEIKPGAVNWMTAGKGVVHSERTPEYLRHSDKRLHGFQIWVGLPKHLEQTEPTFHHIEADEIPVWEEDGIQYKLIAGEAFGRKSAVPVHSKLFFIEIKTKEPKKISIGKDLYGEAAMYVLDGTVTTDGNSYGSKQLMIAKDTKLCEFDMSENGTVYLFGGEPFDEERFIFWNFVNSDKEMIDQAKVNWNDQNHDAFPLVPGDEEEYVPLPKAILNRK; encoded by the coding sequence ATGTCAAATATCGGACTTATCATAGAAGAAAAAGCGGCAGATATAGGAAATTTCCTGGTGGGAAGACTTCTTCCTTTCCGTGAAAAAAGAGCAGTGGGCCCGTTTGTTTTTATTGATCATATGGGACCTTCTGAACTGAAAGACTATCAGAATCTTGATGTTCCGCCTCATCCGCATATCGGATTATCTACCCTTACCTATCTGTTGGAAGGGTCTATTTTTCACAGAGACAGCATCGGAAGTGCCATTGAGATAAAACCAGGTGCCGTGAACTGGATGACTGCAGGAAAAGGAGTTGTACACTCTGAAAGAACCCCAGAATATTTAAGACACAGTGACAAAAGACTTCATGGATTCCAGATCTGGGTAGGTCTTCCAAAACATCTTGAACAGACAGAACCTACTTTCCATCACATTGAAGCAGATGAAATTCCTGTATGGGAAGAAGACGGAATTCAGTATAAATTAATTGCAGGTGAGGCTTTCGGCAGAAAATCTGCAGTTCCTGTTCACAGCAAATTATTTTTCATTGAGATCAAAACCAAAGAGCCAAAGAAAATAAGCATTGGTAAAGATTTGTATGGTGAAGCAGCGATGTACGTTCTGGACGGAACAGTGACAACTGATGGGAATTCTTATGGTTCCAAACAGCTGATGATCGCAAAAGACACAAAACTTTGTGAATTTGATATGAGTGAAAACGGAACGGTTTATCTTTTCGGAGGCGAACCTTTTGATGAGGAACGTTTTATATTCTGGAATTTTGTGAATTCTGACAAGGAAATGATTGATCAGGCCAAAGTCAACTGGAACGATCAGAACCATGATGCGTTTCCATTAGTTCCGGGAGATGAAGAAGAATATGTACCTCTTCCCAAAGCCATTTTAAACAGAAAATAA
- a CDS encoding GNAT family N-acetyltransferase, whose protein sequence is MKPEFENIPLVKTDKRFEIEVNGHFAFIDYREMGHQIALVHTEAEPELAGTGAAAAVVEKTLIYIEEHEKKLLPYCPYVFAYIQKHPEWKRIVDERFNGYDKL, encoded by the coding sequence ATGAAACCAGAATTTGAAAATATACCCCTTGTAAAAACCGACAAAAGATTTGAAATAGAAGTAAACGGACATTTTGCTTTTATTGATTACCGTGAAATGGGGCACCAGATTGCATTGGTACATACAGAAGCTGAGCCTGAACTTGCAGGAACCGGTGCCGCAGCAGCCGTTGTGGAAAAAACCCTGATATACATTGAAGAACATGAAAAAAAGCTTCTTCCGTACTGTCCTTACGTTTTTGCTTATATCCAGAAACACCCGGAATGGAAACGCATCGTAGATGAAAGATTTAACGGATACGACAAACTTTAA
- a CDS encoding (4Fe-4S)-binding protein yields the protein METHEYPNGSITVIWQPQKCIHSAVCVKMLPKVYNPKDRPWIKAENATPEELKNQIDHCPSGALSYKFNTKQ from the coding sequence ATGGAAACACATGAATATCCCAACGGCAGTATCACTGTCATCTGGCAACCCCAGAAGTGTATCCACTCGGCTGTCTGCGTAAAAATGCTTCCCAAAGTCTATAATCCGAAAGACAGACCCTGGATAAAAGCAGAAAACGCAACTCCGGAAGAACTTAAAAACCAAATAGACCATTGCCCTTCAGGAGCATTAAGTTATAAATTCAATACAAAGCAATAA
- a CDS encoding GNAT family N-acetyltransferase, whose product MIEVKQNNDEKHGSFEAFIDGRRAGIMTYTWAGEERFIIDHTEVEEAYNGKGVGKEMLLAAVGFARKNGKKIIPLCPFAKASFQKSEELQDVLVN is encoded by the coding sequence ATGATCGAAGTAAAACAAAACAACGACGAGAAACACGGAAGTTTTGAAGCTTTCATAGATGGAAGACGCGCAGGAATAATGACCTATACCTGGGCAGGAGAAGAAAGATTTATTATTGACCACACTGAAGTGGAAGAAGCTTACAACGGAAAAGGCGTAGGCAAAGAAATGCTTCTGGCAGCAGTAGGTTTTGCCAGGAAAAACGGAAAAAAGATCATTCCGCTCTGCCCTTTCGCAAAAGCAAGTTTTCAGAAAAGTGAGGAACTTCAGGATGTTTTAGTGAATTAA